The nucleotide sequence CGGGCACTCGCATCTCGGCGATCTGGTCGATGAGTCTCTTCGCCTCGTCGGTCGAAAGCTCGAAGGGGTTGCGCGTCGGCTGGGCGCAGGCGCGGCAGTGGACGCAGGCGAGGTCGCACGCCTGCGCTGTCTCCCAAATGACGATGTAGGGCCGTTCGTTGAAGTCCAGCTTCCCGGTCGGCTGCATCGGCCATCTTTGGTGTGCGAACTCATTCCAGCATCACCGGAGGGCCCGCCCTATGACCTATGTCACAGGCGCCGATTTTGTGGATTTTCGCGAGGTGTGACCGAAGTCATACCCGGCCGTGAACTCCGACCGTAGGCTTGCAGCATACGGAGGAAGTCATGGTCATCACCGAGGACACCAGCGTAGCTGAAGTGGTGAAGGCGGTCCCGACCGCACGGCGCGTGTTCGACAAGCACGGGCTGCACGGCTGCGGCGGAGCGAACGGCCCCAACGAACCGCTCTCGTTCTTCGCCGCCGTCCACCAGGTTGACCTTTCGGGCCTGCTGGAAGAACTCAATGCCGAGGCAACGCACCCGACGAGGGAAGAGCGCTACGTCTACCAGGAATCTTTGGAAGACTTCATTTACCGGCGGTTCTTCAAGGCCGGAATTGCGATCGTGCTGACCGTGGGCGCGCTGTGGGGTGCGGTGAACCTGGCGCAGATCGCGATCGGCAAGAGCTTCCTGCAACTGCACCTGGTGCAGTCCATCCACGCGCATGCGCACGCCATGATCTTCGGCTGGGTGGGATTGTTCGTGATGGGCTTTGCCTACCAGAGCTTTCCGCGCTTCAAGAACACGAAGCTGTGGCGCCCGGACTTGGCGAATCTGTCGTTCTACCTGATGATCGCGGGCATCATCGCGCGCATGTCGGCGGAACTGCTGATCGAGACCGGCTCGGGGCTGGCGCTGGGGTTCTTCTCCGGCGCAGTGGAACTGATCGCGATCCTGCTCTTCCTGACCGTGCTCTACAAGACGGCCTGCAACTCCATCGAGCCGCACAATCCGTACGAGAAGTTCATCGCGGGGTCCTTTCTTTGGTTCTTCGTGCAGGCGCTGGTGAGCGATTTCTTCTTCTTCGCCAAGGCGACTGCGATCGGGCACCAGCAACTGATCCGCCGCATCGCCCTGATCGATGGTCCGCTGCGCGACATCCAGTTGCTGGGATTCGTGGCGCTGATCATCGCGGGGGTGAGCCAGCGCTTCGTGCCGCTGGTGTACGGCCTGAAGCGGCCGAAGAAGGATCGCCAGTCGCTGATCTTCGCGGTCATGAACGTCGCGCTGGTGCTGAACGTCATCAGCTACGTCGCGGTGCTGACCACCGGCAACCTGGCGTGGGGCATCGGTCTGGAAATCGCCTACCTGCTGATGCCGCTGTGGGCGGTGCTGCTCGCCATCCAATTGGGCGTGTTCAGCAAGCCGACGCAGCCGGACCGCACCTTCAAGTTCATCCGCGCCGCGTATGTGTGGCTGATCATTGCCAATACCATGATGCCGTTCTTCCTGGTGTACGGCATCCTCACGCACCAGGGCTTCGCGCACGCCTACATGGGCGCGCACCGGCACGCGTTCACCGTCGGTTTCATCAGCATGATGATTATGGGCGTGGCGGGGCGAGTGGCGCCGATCCTGGCGGGTGTGGATGCGCGCAAGCTGTCGAGCCTGTGGGGTCCGTTCTTCCTTATTATGGTCGGTTGCAGCGGCCGGGTCGGGCTCCAGATCGCGACCGACTTTTGGCCCAACGTAGCCTATCCGCTGGTGGGGCTGACCGGCTTCATCGAAGTCACCGCGCTGGCGTGGTGGGGCATCGGGCTGTGGCGCGTGATGAACGCTTCGCGGACCGAGCGGGCCAACGTGCTGGGGATGCCCACGCCGGCCTCACCTCTCCCTATCCTGCAATAAGATTCCTCCTGATACGGGCCGCGCACGCGGCCCTTTTTTGCCGGCGCCGCCTCGCCATTACAATAGCCCTATGCCCGACACCAAAGCCGGACGCGCCACGGTCCTGGCGCGCGTCCCGTTATTCTCGGATCTCTCCGAGACAGAGCTGATGTTCCTTTCCGATCGTGCGGTGACCAAGCGCTACGCGGAAGGCGAGCTGATCTTCACCGAAGGCGACCCCTGCTCCGGGTTGTACATCATCGAATCGGGCGACGTGCGCATCTTCAAGACGTCGGCCGGGGGTCGTGAGCAGGTTCTGACCGTGGAGCGGGCCGGCAACTCCATCGCCGAGCTGCCCGTGTTCGACGGCGGGGCTTACCCGGCGTCGGCGTCGGCGGCCAGCGACGCGGCCATCCTGTTCATCAGCCGCAACGATTTCCGCGCCCTCTGCCTGGAGCACCCGGAGGTCGCACTGAAAGTGCTGCGCATGGTCGGCCTGCGCCTGCGTCGGCTGGTCAACATCATCGAGGAGCTTTCCTTCACCACGGTGCGGCACCGGCTGGCCGCGTTGCTCATGCGCTTCGCCCGCGAGGCCGGCCACCGCTCCGGCCGGGCCCAATTCACGCTCAAGGCCAATAATCAGGAGTTGGCCTCTCAGATCGGCACCGTCCGCGAGCTGGTGTCGAGGAACCTCAGCCGCTTCCAGGCCGAAGGCCTCATCCAGATGGACGGGAAGAACATCACCATCCCGGACATCGCCAAACTGGAAGCGGAGATCCGCAGCGAAGAGTAAGCCTGCGACCTGATATTCCGGCCTGTGACATAAGTCATGGTCTGCCGTCATACCCGCCTGTAGCCTCGGTCTCAGGAGTTGACGATGGGGCCGAAATCAGTGCGGGTCCTGCTGGCCGAGCACAAGGAAGCCAAGAAGATCCTGGCGGAATTGGGATCGTTGCTGCCGTCCTCCGAGATTCTTCAGTCAGAGAGAAGGAAGGAAACCATGCCAATCACCGCTAGCAAGACCGTCCGCGAGCTGGCCGTCGAAGTGCCCAATGCCACCCGGGTGTTCGAAAAGCTGGGCATCGACTACTGTTGCGGAGGACACAAGTCGCTGGAAGAGGCCTGCGCGACGGCGAACACGTCCATCGACCGTGTCCTGCTCGCGCTGGAGCAGGGTGTGGACGCGGCTGTCCCTGCTGCCGAGCGCGACTGGAACGCTGCCCCGCTGAGCGCGCTGGTGGACCATATCGTTGACGAGCACCACGCCTACGTGAAAAGCGAAGTACCGCGGCTCCAGGCGCTGATCGCCAAGGTAGTCGGGGTGCACGGCAAGAACCATCCCGAACTGGAGCAGGTGCAGGTTGCGTTCGGCGAGCTGGGCAATGAGCTCGCCGCGCACATGATGAAGGAAGAGCAGATCCTGTTTCCCTTCGTGAAGCAGATGTCGAGCGGCAAAGGCTGCGGGCCGTCGTGCTTCGGCACCGTGCAGAACCCCATCCGGGTCATGATGATGGAGCACGACGGGGCGGGGGAGAAGCTGCGCGAGATGCGCCAGGCAACCCAAAACTACACGCTTCCGCAGGACTCCTGCTTCAGCTATGGCACGCTGTTCAGCGCGCTGGTGGAATTTGAGCAGGACCTGCACCAGCACATCCACCTGGAGAACAACATCCTGTTCCCGAGGGCGATCGCGCTAGAGCGGTAGTCCAACAGGGTTGCAAGCGGCATCCGAGGGGGCAATGCTGCCAGCAGACTTCACCCCTGCGCCGCCGCACCTTTCTGGTCAAGCCTTTCCGGACAGGTCAGTGAGGCGACGTCAGTTCTTCAGCACGCGTTTTCAGGAAGCGCACGAGCAGGGACAAGAGGAGCGGGAAAGCCGGAGCGCCTGTGCGAGCAAGCTTCTGGTGTGCGCCAGAGATCCAATTCAAGAGATGCCGTTCGAGGAACTCAGCTTCGGCGCGAGCCAGCGAGGTCCTGGTGTCTTCTTCCGATGCGTGCTGAGCGGTGTAGCGGACGGCAGCAAGGAATTCCAGTTGCGTGACGAGGTAGTCCGGGACAGCTTGGGACGGATCTGAGCGAAGCCCGAGAACCTCGTAGAAGCAGGCGTTCTCCAGCGCGATCTCCTGGGCTGGCCTGGTCTTGTCGTGAGCGGATTCGAAGAGAGCGACGGGCGGCTCGGGAATGCCGACATCGAAGAGCGCGATGTAGGCTGACTCGTACTCCTCGTAACTGGAAAACCATTTGAAGTCGGGGCATGCGCCTTCACATTCCAGCAGTTCCCACAAGCTGCGCAGAGCGGCGGGCGTTTCCGGCTGGGCGAGGAATTGAAAGCACCGAGGCGAAGGAGGCGCGAACAGGAAGGCAAAGAGCCGGTACAGATCTGTATCCGTCCAATCGAACGCGCGTAACGGGCTTTCGGCAACATCAGCAGTAGACATTGAATCCTTCCTGCTCGTTTATTCCAGCACCTGCCAGACGGAAAAGTACTTTCTGCCGTCGCGGTCCTTCTGGCTGCCATTCCAGACGGCGAAGGCTACCGGTGTGCCCGCCG is from Terriglobia bacterium and encodes:
- a CDS encoding Crp/Fnr family transcriptional regulator, with amino-acid sequence MPDTKAGRATVLARVPLFSDLSETELMFLSDRAVTKRYAEGELIFTEGDPCSGLYIIESGDVRIFKTSAGGREQVLTVERAGNSIAELPVFDGGAYPASASAASDAAILFISRNDFRALCLEHPEVALKVLRMVGLRLRRLVNIIEELSFTTVRHRLAALLMRFAREAGHRSGRAQFTLKANNQELASQIGTVRELVSRNLSRFQAEGLIQMDGKNITIPDIAKLEAEIRSEE
- a CDS encoding NnrS family protein encodes the protein MVITEDTSVAEVVKAVPTARRVFDKHGLHGCGGANGPNEPLSFFAAVHQVDLSGLLEELNAEATHPTREERYVYQESLEDFIYRRFFKAGIAIVLTVGALWGAVNLAQIAIGKSFLQLHLVQSIHAHAHAMIFGWVGLFVMGFAYQSFPRFKNTKLWRPDLANLSFYLMIAGIIARMSAELLIETGSGLALGFFSGAVELIAILLFLTVLYKTACNSIEPHNPYEKFIAGSFLWFFVQALVSDFFFFAKATAIGHQQLIRRIALIDGPLRDIQLLGFVALIIAGVSQRFVPLVYGLKRPKKDRQSLIFAVMNVALVLNVISYVAVLTTGNLAWGIGLEIAYLLMPLWAVLLAIQLGVFSKPTQPDRTFKFIRAAYVWLIIANTMMPFFLVYGILTHQGFAHAYMGAHRHAFTVGFISMMIMGVAGRVAPILAGVDARKLSSLWGPFFLIMVGCSGRVGLQIATDFWPNVAYPLVGLTGFIEVTALAWWGIGLWRVMNASRTERANVLGMPTPASPLPILQ
- a CDS encoding radical SAM protein encodes the protein MQPTGKLDFNERPYIVIWETAQACDLACVHCRACAQPTRNPFELSTDEAKRLIDQIAEMRVPVLVLTGGDPLKRPDIFELVQIAHDSGVHTPMTPSATAT
- a CDS encoding molecular chaperone TorD family protein, which translates into the protein MSTADVAESPLRAFDWTDTDLYRLFAFLFAPPSPRCFQFLAQPETPAALRSLWELLECEGACPDFKWFSSYEEYESAYIALFDVGIPEPPVALFESAHDKTRPAQEIALENACFYEVLGLRSDPSQAVPDYLVTQLEFLAAVRYTAQHASEEDTRTSLARAEAEFLERHLLNWISGAHQKLARTGAPAFPLLLSLLVRFLKTRAEELTSPH
- the ric gene encoding iron-sulfur cluster repair di-iron protein — encoded protein: MGPKSVRVLLAEHKEAKKILAELGSLLPSSEILQSERRKETMPITASKTVRELAVEVPNATRVFEKLGIDYCCGGHKSLEEACATANTSIDRVLLALEQGVDAAVPAAERDWNAAPLSALVDHIVDEHHAYVKSEVPRLQALIAKVVGVHGKNHPELEQVQVAFGELGNELAAHMMKEEQILFPFVKQMSSGKGCGPSCFGTVQNPIRVMMMEHDGAGEKLREMRQATQNYTLPQDSCFSYGTLFSALVEFEQDLHQHIHLENNILFPRAIALER